In Planctomycetota bacterium, one DNA window encodes the following:
- the aspS gene encoding aspartate--tRNA ligase, with amino-acid sequence MSLKRTHTCGELRAAHVGQAVTLCGWVHSSRDHGGVIFIDLRDRYGMTQVVFNPTHRKAAHDAAERFRSEWVIAVHGAVHHRPEGMVNPKMATGEIEVYADEVELLNEAQTPPFEIDDALEIAPETRLRYRYLDLRRPARQQALIFRSDLFRLIRNYFAERRFVDVETPLLTKSTPEGARDYLVPSRVNPGHFYALPQSPQLFKQILMVAGLDRYVQIAKCLRDEDLRADRQPEFTQLDVEMSFIDEEDIHRLIDGLLAEIMDKMLGRTLETPIRRLTWQQAMDRYGTDKPDLRFGMEFVDIADIAAASQFRVFSETIKGGGQVRGFNAKGGAKYTRSQLDRELPEWLAQFGAKGLAWLKVDETGALASSIAKFFSDDQKAALRQAMDAQPGDLLVFVAGPPAVVATALDELRRRMARDLGLIPPDTFAFCWVTDFPLFEWNADEQRPDPRHHPFTSPHPEDLAFLEARPLDVRARAYDIVLNGTEIGGGSIRIHRCDVQQRVFRLLNIGDEEARGKFGFLLDALAYGAPPHGGIALGLDRIAALLLGYDSIREVIAFPKTQRAMDPMSGAPSPVSEKQLAELGIRVVV; translated from the coding sequence ATGAGTCTCAAACGCACCCACACCTGCGGCGAGTTGCGCGCCGCCCACGTCGGCCAGGCCGTCACCCTCTGCGGCTGGGTCCACAGCAGCCGCGACCACGGCGGCGTCATCTTCATTGACCTGCGCGACCGCTACGGCATGACCCAGGTGGTCTTCAACCCCACCCACCGCAAGGCCGCGCACGACGCCGCCGAACGCTTCCGCTCCGAGTGGGTCATCGCCGTCCACGGCGCCGTGCACCACCGCCCCGAGGGCATGGTCAACCCCAAGATGGCCACGGGCGAAATCGAGGTCTACGCCGACGAGGTCGAGCTGCTCAACGAGGCGCAGACGCCCCCCTTCGAGATTGACGACGCGCTCGAGATCGCCCCCGAGACGCGCCTGCGCTACCGCTATCTGGACCTCCGGCGGCCCGCCCGCCAGCAGGCGCTCATCTTCCGCAGCGACCTCTTCCGCCTCATCCGCAACTACTTCGCCGAGCGGCGATTCGTGGACGTCGAGACCCCGCTCCTCACCAAGAGCACGCCCGAGGGCGCCCGCGACTACCTGGTGCCCAGCCGCGTGAACCCCGGCCACTTCTACGCCCTGCCGCAGTCGCCCCAGCTCTTCAAGCAGATCCTCATGGTCGCCGGCCTCGACCGCTACGTGCAGATCGCCAAGTGCCTGCGCGACGAGGACCTGCGCGCCGACCGCCAGCCCGAGTTCACCCAGCTCGACGTCGAGATGTCCTTCATTGACGAAGAGGACATCCACCGCCTGATTGACGGCCTCCTCGCCGAAATCATGGACAAGATGCTCGGCCGCACGCTCGAGACCCCCATTCGCCGCCTCACCTGGCAGCAGGCCATGGACCGCTACGGCACGGACAAGCCCGACCTGCGCTTCGGGATGGAGTTCGTGGACATCGCCGACATCGCGGCGGCCAGCCAGTTCCGCGTCTTCAGCGAGACGATCAAGGGCGGCGGACAGGTGCGCGGCTTCAACGCCAAGGGCGGCGCCAAGTACACCCGCAGCCAGCTCGACCGCGAGCTGCCCGAATGGCTCGCCCAGTTCGGCGCCAAGGGCCTGGCCTGGCTCAAGGTGGACGAGACCGGCGCCCTCGCCTCCTCCATCGCCAAGTTCTTCAGCGACGACCAGAAGGCGGCCCTGCGGCAGGCGATGGACGCGCAGCCGGGCGACCTGCTGGTCTTCGTGGCCGGGCCCCCCGCCGTCGTGGCCACGGCGCTCGACGAGTTGCGCCGCCGCATGGCCCGCGACCTGGGCCTCATCCCGCCCGACACCTTCGCCTTCTGCTGGGTCACCGACTTCCCGCTCTTCGAGTGGAACGCCGACGAACAGCGCCCCGACCCGCGCCACCACCCCTTCACCTCGCCGCACCCCGAGGACCTGGCGTTCCTGGAGGCCCGGCCGCTCGACGTGCGCGCCCGCGCCTATGACATCGTGCTCAACGGCACCGAGATCGGCGGGGGCAGCATCCGTATCCACCGCTGCGACGTCCAGCAGCGCGTCTTCCGCCTCCTCAACATCGGCGACGAGGAGGCCCGCGGCAAGTTCGGCTTCCTGCTCGACGCCCTGGCCTATGGCGCCCCGCCCCACGGCGGCATCGCCCTGGGCCTCGACCGCATCGCCGCCCTCCTGCTCGGCTACGACAGCATCCGCGAGGTCATCGCCTTCCCCAAGACCCAGCGCGCCATGGACCCCATGAGCGGCGCGCCCTCGCCCGTGAGCGAGAAACAGCTCGCCGAACTGGGCATCCGCGTGGTGGTATGA
- a CDS encoding Gfo/Idh/MocA family oxidoreductase, translated as MPKRVLNVGLVGGGGGAFIVNPHQKAIHFDGTRRVVCGALHEKPDLAMKFAAEWPYPIKGYASYDEMIDEQKKLPLGERMDYALIVTPNFVHFDPAMKLIKAGIPVFCEKPITITAKQAMQLAAAVEKYKVPFGIAHTYIGHWSSWFSRWIITSGKLGAVRWADSYYLQGWLATRLETTGQQQASWRTDPKRAGASCCGGDIGTHAFMQLRFVTGLEVVSVRGMIETFLKGRQLDDHFTTYCELSNGGKAMIRASQIAIGHKNDLGIEVNCEKGSLVWRQEDAELVTLRLPSGVERVYWRAAVPAQDDFLGEVPADLLKETTIPSGHVEAFHDAFARLHREFEKDVRLYNDGQPFQCDGSKYANIHDGVKHMKFIEAAVKSAKANSRPVKM; from the coding sequence ATGCCGAAGCGAGTGCTCAATGTGGGGCTGGTGGGCGGGGGCGGGGGCGCCTTCATCGTGAACCCGCACCAGAAGGCGATCCACTTCGACGGCACCCGCCGCGTGGTGTGCGGCGCGCTGCACGAGAAGCCCGACCTGGCGATGAAGTTCGCCGCCGAGTGGCCCTACCCCATCAAGGGCTATGCCAGCTACGACGAGATGATTGACGAGCAGAAGAAACTCCCGCTGGGCGAGCGGATGGACTACGCCCTGATCGTGACGCCGAACTTCGTGCACTTCGACCCCGCGATGAAGCTCATCAAGGCCGGCATCCCGGTCTTCTGCGAGAAGCCGATCACGATCACGGCCAAGCAAGCCATGCAACTCGCCGCTGCCGTGGAGAAGTACAAGGTGCCCTTCGGCATCGCCCACACCTACATCGGCCACTGGTCGAGCTGGTTCAGCCGCTGGATCATCACGAGCGGCAAGCTGGGCGCCGTGCGGTGGGCGGACAGCTATTACCTCCAGGGCTGGCTCGCCACCCGGCTCGAGACGACTGGCCAGCAGCAGGCCTCGTGGCGCACCGACCCGAAGCGCGCCGGCGCGAGCTGCTGCGGCGGCGACATCGGCACCCACGCCTTCATGCAGCTCCGCTTCGTCACCGGCCTCGAGGTGGTCAGCGTGCGCGGCATGATCGAGACCTTCCTCAAGGGCCGGCAGCTCGACGACCATTTCACCACCTACTGCGAGCTCTCCAACGGCGGCAAGGCGATGATCCGCGCCAGCCAGATCGCCATCGGCCACAAGAACGACCTCGGCATCGAGGTCAACTGCGAGAAGGGCAGCCTCGTGTGGCGCCAGGAGGACGCCGAGCTGGTCACCCTGCGCCTGCCCAGCGGCGTCGAGCGCGTGTACTGGCGGGCCGCCGTGCCCGCGCAGGACGACTTCCTGGGCGAGGTGCCGGCCGACCTGCTCAAGGAGACCACGATCCCCAGCGGCCACGTGGAGGCCTTCCACGACGCCTTCGCCCGGCTCCACCGCGAGTTCGAGAAGGACGTCCGCCTCTACAACGACGGTCAGCCGTTCCAGTGCGACGGCTCGAAGTACGCCAACATCCACGACGGCGTGAAGCACATGAAGTTCATCGAGGCCGCCGTCAAGAGCGCCAAGGCCAACTCGCGGCCCGTCAAGATGTAG
- a CDS encoding type II secretion system F family protein: protein MDQALPTLVLAQRSPLPFMGVSLRKRSAFYTQLARMLTAGIGVQRCLTLLAGQGGSRRLARAAAAMAEHVGAGDSLAGAFALHPNLFPANEVRVIEGAGLAGREPEAMLHIAHLLDRLALARGKVVAGLIYPVCCLLAAFVVLPLVVAFLLGGEAAALKLLLGQLGSAGTFAAIALAVYVAFRSIPDASALKTTVHAVALRVPLFGKQFRRLALARFADTFHSLYEAGVMLPEALARAAMACGNAHIGGRILRVAPQVRSGGSVTDALAQAGVIPLIGLNLLQTGEVAGKLDASLQKFAQYQHEDLEIGIERLAKILPMIALFLMIIILASAVLSAWGAYIGGMTRLTGG, encoded by the coding sequence GTGGATCAGGCGCTGCCCACTCTGGTGCTGGCCCAACGCTCTCCCCTGCCCTTCATGGGCGTGTCGCTGCGCAAGCGATCGGCCTTCTACACGCAGCTCGCGCGGATGCTCACCGCCGGCATCGGGGTGCAGCGTTGCCTCACGCTGCTGGCCGGGCAGGGCGGTTCGCGCCGCCTGGCTCGGGCGGCAGCGGCCATGGCCGAGCACGTGGGCGCGGGCGACTCCCTGGCCGGGGCCTTCGCCCTGCACCCGAACCTCTTCCCCGCCAATGAGGTGCGCGTGATCGAGGGCGCAGGGCTGGCCGGCCGCGAGCCCGAGGCGATGCTGCACATCGCGCACCTGCTCGACCGCCTCGCCCTCGCGCGCGGCAAGGTGGTCGCCGGCCTGATCTACCCCGTGTGCTGCCTTCTGGCCGCGTTCGTCGTGCTGCCGCTGGTCGTGGCGTTCCTGCTGGGCGGCGAGGCGGCGGCGCTCAAGCTGCTGCTCGGGCAGCTCGGCTCGGCTGGGACCTTCGCCGCCATTGCGCTCGCGGTCTACGTCGCCTTCCGCTCGATCCCGGACGCTTCGGCGCTCAAGACCACGGTTCACGCCGTGGCCCTGCGCGTGCCGCTCTTCGGCAAGCAGTTCCGCCGCCTCGCCCTGGCCCGGTTTGCCGACACGTTTCACAGCCTCTACGAGGCGGGCGTGATGCTGCCCGAGGCCCTGGCGCGCGCGGCCATGGCCTGCGGCAACGCGCACATCGGGGGCCGCATCCTGCGCGTCGCTCCCCAGGTGCGCAGCGGCGGCTCGGTCACCGACGCGCTGGCCCAGGCCGGGGTCATCCCGCTCATCGGCCTCAACCTGCTCCAGACCGGCGAGGTCGCGGGCAAGCTCGACGCCTCGCTCCAGAAGTTCGCGCAGTACCAGCACGAGGACCTCGAGATCGGCATCGAGCGCCTGGCGAAGATCCTGCCCATGATCGCCCTGTTCCTGATGATCATCATCCTCGCGTCGGCCGTGCTCTCGGCCTGGGGCGCGTACATCGGGGGCATGACACGCCTGACAGGGGGCTGA
- the miaA gene encoding tRNA (adenosine(37)-N6)-dimethylallyltransferase MiaA — MPRQRLWFLVGPTASGKTAVGIEVALRIGAEVLSLDSMSLYRGMDIGTAKPSPADRARVAHHLIDLAEPHEAFSTGRYLEAAEAAIAGVAARGNRPLFVGGTALYLKALTEGLFQGPAADWELRNRLIAEAEVKGAAALHQRLQAVDPAAASRIHPNDLRRIVRALEVHESTGRPISEQQTQFGSPSPRFECALAGIRRERDELYDRINRRVDAMFAAGLVEEVRALLARPGGISHSAAQFVGYREVIAHLRGELTLAETIERMKTRTRQFAKRQGTWFRSFPQIRWVHAHPDDRPEDLAAGIIAALGLG; from the coding sequence ATGCCGCGGCAGCGCCTTTGGTTCCTCGTCGGCCCCACGGCCAGCGGCAAGACCGCGGTCGGCATCGAGGTCGCCCTCCGCATCGGCGCCGAGGTGCTCTCGCTTGATTCGATGTCGCTCTACCGCGGCATGGACATCGGCACGGCGAAGCCCTCCCCCGCCGACCGCGCGCGGGTGGCGCACCATCTGATTGACCTGGCCGAGCCGCACGAGGCGTTCAGCACGGGCCGCTATCTCGAGGCGGCCGAGGCGGCGATTGCCGGCGTGGCAGCGCGCGGCAATCGGCCGCTCTTCGTCGGAGGCACGGCCCTGTATCTCAAGGCCCTCACCGAGGGCCTCTTCCAAGGCCCGGCGGCCGACTGGGAGCTGCGCAACCGCCTCATCGCCGAGGCCGAGGTGAAGGGCGCGGCGGCACTCCACCAGCGCCTCCAAGCCGTTGACCCGGCCGCCGCCAGCCGAATCCACCCCAACGACCTCCGCCGCATCGTCCGAGCCCTCGAGGTTCATGAGAGCACCGGCCGCCCGATCTCCGAGCAGCAGACCCAGTTCGGCAGCCCCTCGCCGCGCTTCGAGTGCGCTCTGGCCGGGATTCGCCGCGAGCGCGACGAGCTGTACGACCGGATCAACCGCCGGGTGGACGCCATGTTTGCGGCGGGCCTGGTCGAGGAGGTCAGGGCGCTGCTGGCTCGCCCCGGGGGCATCAGCCACTCGGCGGCGCAGTTCGTGGGCTATCGCGAGGTCATCGCACACCTTCGCGGCGAACTCACCCTCGCCGAGACCATCGAGCGGATGAAGACCCGCACCCGCCAGTTCGCCAAACGGCAGGGCACCTGGTTCCGCAGCTTCCCGCAGATTCGCTGGGTGCATGCCCATCCCGACGATCGCCCCGAGGACTTGGCCGCGGGGATCATCGCGGCCCTTGGGCTGGGTTGA
- the radA gene encoding DNA repair protein RadA — protein sequence MAKARAVFVCQQCGAQQAKWLGRCPDCGEWDSLVEETCQPARKAGGLPAAAGGEPQVLAHVKPPEQPRLQTGIGELDRVLGGGIVAGSAVLFGGDPGIGKSTLLLQACHGLSLQGLKTLYVTGEESLTQLRLRAERLGIQTSALLALAETDAEAVAAQIAATKPDFAVVDSVQMVYKPEIAAAPGSVSQVRECAAMLVRLAKAAEIPIALIGHVTKQGAIAGPRVLEHVVDTVLYFEGDRYHSYRLLRAVKNRFGPTDEIGVFEMRSTGLAEVGDLADAFVSRQRRATPGSVVVPCIEGSRALLVEVQALVSRANFGTPERKVSGLDRNRVAMLLAVLEKRAELVLGDHDVFVNAVGGVRVMEPAADLAAAIAVASSFTDRPVRPDLAALGEVGLAGEVRGVSQADARLREAARLGWKLAIAPRDSARSLQGRHPGLEVRLVSTLAEALEAAAP from the coding sequence GTGGCCAAGGCCCGGGCAGTCTTCGTGTGCCAGCAGTGCGGCGCCCAGCAGGCCAAGTGGCTGGGCCGATGTCCCGACTGCGGCGAGTGGGACTCGCTGGTCGAGGAGACGTGCCAGCCAGCGCGCAAGGCAGGCGGCTTGCCGGCGGCCGCAGGCGGCGAGCCGCAGGTGCTGGCCCACGTGAAGCCGCCCGAGCAGCCGCGCCTTCAGACCGGCATCGGCGAGCTGGACCGCGTGCTCGGCGGCGGCATCGTGGCCGGTTCGGCGGTGCTCTTCGGCGGCGACCCGGGGATCGGCAAGTCCACCCTCCTGCTCCAGGCCTGCCACGGGCTGAGCCTACAGGGGCTGAAGACACTCTACGTGACAGGCGAGGAGTCGCTCACGCAGCTCCGGCTGCGGGCCGAGCGCCTGGGCATCCAGACCAGCGCGCTGCTGGCCCTGGCCGAGACCGATGCCGAGGCTGTGGCGGCGCAGATCGCGGCGACGAAGCCCGACTTCGCCGTGGTGGATTCCGTGCAGATGGTCTACAAGCCCGAGATCGCGGCCGCGCCGGGCAGCGTGTCGCAGGTCCGCGAGTGCGCGGCGATGCTGGTGCGGCTGGCGAAGGCCGCCGAGATTCCCATCGCCCTGATCGGCCACGTGACCAAGCAGGGCGCCATCGCCGGCCCGCGCGTGCTCGAGCATGTGGTGGACACGGTGCTCTATTTCGAGGGCGACCGCTACCACAGCTATCGGCTGCTCCGCGCGGTGAAAAACCGCTTCGGGCCGACCGACGAGATCGGGGTCTTCGAGATGCGCAGCACCGGCCTGGCCGAGGTGGGCGACCTGGCCGACGCGTTCGTGTCGCGCCAGCGGCGCGCCACGCCGGGCTCGGTGGTGGTGCCGTGCATCGAGGGCAGCCGGGCCTTGCTCGTGGAGGTGCAGGCCCTCGTGTCGCGCGCCAACTTCGGCACGCCCGAGCGCAAGGTGAGCGGCCTGGACCGCAACCGCGTGGCCATGCTGCTGGCCGTGCTGGAGAAACGCGCCGAGCTGGTGCTCGGCGATCACGACGTGTTCGTCAACGCGGTGGGCGGCGTGCGGGTGATGGAGCCCGCGGCCGACCTGGCGGCGGCCATCGCCGTGGCGTCCAGCTTCACCGACCGGCCCGTGCGCCCCGACCTGGCGGCGCTGGGCGAGGTGGGGCTGGCGGGCGAGGTGCGGGGCGTGTCGCAGGCGGACGCCCGCCTGCGCGAGGCGGCCCGCCTCGGCTGGAAGCTGGCCATCGCGCCGCGCGACAGCGCCCGGTCGCTTCAGGGGCGCCATCCGGGCCTCGAGGTCAGGCTCGTCTCGACCCTTGCCGAGGCCCTGGAAGCGGCCGCACCGTAG
- a CDS encoding universal stress protein, producing MSIFKAYDIRGTYPDQLDEALAEKIGLAAGRLFEGRSVVVGRDMRVSSPAIAAALIRGLTRAGKNVVDIGMVTTPMVAFAVATCDYDGGVMVTASHNPKQYIGFKLTARGPEPIAYESGIARIEQWVATGDLPEAGRPGEVSTRDILPQYLHHLLGAAQGVGRLKVAVDAGNGMAGYLVPPLFERIPDVEIVPLYFEVDGTFPNHEANPLKAENLVDLQKKVVEAQADLGVAFDGDADRVAFVDEQGRAIPCDIITALIARETLKANPGAAILYDLRSSWAVAEEIKAAGGVPMMTRVGHSYIKRTMRECDAAFGGELSGHYYFRDNFYCDSGAFALLKVLSLVSRERRPLSELVRPIQRYFGSGEINSEVADKEAKIEELARAYAAGKQARLDGLSVEFDDWWFNVRPSNTEPVLRLVVEAKTRDEMERRRDALVAQIRRPFLIRKVLFTTDFSAYANHALPYALGMAQDHGAELHVLHVVPTPEVVAQFDVAGPVFDASLLAELEQGAREQLEKVVPAGARGAVSVTLAVRRGAAFVEIVRYAREEGIDLIVLATHGRTGLRHALFGSVAEKVVRKAPCPVLSVRPRGHDFAMP from the coding sequence ATGAGCATTTTCAAGGCCTACGACATCCGCGGCACGTACCCCGACCAGCTCGATGAGGCGCTGGCCGAAAAGATCGGCCTTGCGGCGGGGAGACTCTTCGAGGGGCGCTCCGTGGTGGTGGGGCGCGACATGCGCGTCTCGAGCCCCGCCATTGCCGCCGCGCTCATCCGCGGCCTCACCCGGGCCGGCAAGAATGTGGTGGACATCGGCATGGTCACCACGCCCATGGTGGCCTTCGCTGTGGCCACATGCGACTACGACGGCGGCGTCATGGTCACCGCGTCGCACAACCCCAAGCAATACATCGGCTTCAAGCTCACCGCCAGGGGCCCCGAGCCGATCGCCTACGAATCGGGCATCGCTCGCATCGAGCAGTGGGTGGCGACGGGGGACCTGCCCGAGGCGGGGAGGCCCGGCGAGGTGAGCACGCGCGACATCCTGCCCCAGTACCTCCACCACCTGCTCGGCGCCGCGCAGGGCGTGGGGCGGCTCAAGGTGGCGGTGGACGCCGGCAATGGCATGGCCGGCTACCTCGTCCCGCCGCTCTTCGAGCGCATCCCAGATGTCGAGATCGTGCCGCTGTACTTCGAGGTGGACGGGACGTTCCCGAACCACGAGGCCAACCCGCTCAAGGCCGAGAACCTCGTGGACCTCCAGAAGAAGGTGGTCGAGGCCCAAGCCGACCTGGGCGTGGCCTTCGACGGCGACGCCGACCGCGTGGCGTTCGTGGACGAGCAGGGCCGCGCCATCCCGTGCGACATCATCACGGCCCTCATCGCCCGGGAGACGCTGAAGGCCAACCCCGGCGCGGCCATCCTGTACGACTTGCGGTCGAGCTGGGCCGTGGCCGAGGAGATCAAAGCCGCCGGCGGCGTGCCCATGATGACCCGCGTCGGCCACTCCTACATCAAGCGCACCATGCGCGAGTGCGACGCCGCGTTCGGCGGCGAACTCAGCGGCCACTACTACTTCCGCGACAATTTCTACTGCGACAGCGGCGCCTTCGCGCTCCTCAAGGTCCTCTCGCTCGTGTCGCGCGAGAGGCGGCCCCTCAGCGAGCTGGTCCGCCCCATCCAGCGCTACTTCGGCAGCGGCGAGATCAACAGCGAGGTGGCCGATAAGGAGGCCAAGATCGAGGAACTGGCCCGCGCCTACGCAGCCGGGAAGCAGGCGCGCCTGGACGGCTTGAGCGTGGAGTTCGACGACTGGTGGTTCAACGTGCGGCCGTCGAACACCGAGCCGGTCCTGCGCCTCGTCGTGGAGGCGAAGACGCGCGACGAGATGGAGCGCCGCCGCGACGCCCTGGTGGCGCAGATTCGCCGGCCCTTCCTCATCCGCAAGGTGCTCTTCACCACCGACTTCTCGGCCTACGCCAACCACGCGCTGCCCTACGCGTTGGGCATGGCGCAGGACCACGGCGCCGAACTCCACGTGCTGCACGTCGTGCCCACGCCCGAAGTCGTCGCACAGTTCGACGTGGCGGGGCCCGTCTTCGATGCCAGCCTCCTGGCGGAACTGGAGCAGGGCGCGCGCGAACAACTCGAGAAGGTCGTGCCCGCGGGCGCTCGGGGAGCCGTGAGCGTTACCCTCGCCGTGCGGCGCGGGGCCGCCTTTGTGGAGATCGTGCGCTACGCCCGGGAGGAGGGGATCGACCTGATCGTCCTGGCCACGCACGGCCGCACGGGCCTGCGGCACGCGCTGTTCGGCAGCGTGGCCGAGAAAGTGGTCCGCAAGGCCCCCTGCCCGGTCCTTAGCGTGCGGCCGCGGGGGCACGACTTCGCCATGCCTTGA
- a CDS encoding aspartate-semialdehyde dehydrogenase — protein sequence MSKRYSVAVVGIGAVGTEMLKVLHQRRFPASSIRVLARSARPEEIAGKTYQVEETTPEAFNGVDIAIFAGTEGAKGASQQFGWQAVARGALVIDNGDDFRMDPRVPLVVPECNAEALRQHQGFIANPNCSTIQMVVALAPLHRVARIKRIVVSSYQAVSGTGRSAIDELQAQVTALEKGQEPKAEVYPHRIAFNVLPHIGRPTDEMPGYYTEEVKMRRETRKILGDPDIQVSATCVRVPVFNGHSEAVNVHFEKKMTAAQAREILKSAPGVVVVDDPAKAAYPMPLMASGTDPVYVGRIRDDVSLPNTIDLWCVSDNIRKGAALNAVQIAEKMIEMGLL from the coding sequence ATGTCGAAGCGGTACAGCGTGGCGGTTGTGGGCATTGGCGCCGTGGGCACCGAGATGCTCAAGGTGCTCCACCAGCGGCGGTTCCCCGCAAGCAGCATCCGCGTGCTCGCGCGGTCGGCGCGCCCCGAGGAGATCGCGGGCAAGACCTACCAGGTGGAAGAGACCACGCCCGAGGCATTCAACGGCGTGGACATCGCGATCTTCGCGGGCACCGAGGGCGCCAAGGGCGCCTCGCAGCAGTTCGGCTGGCAGGCCGTGGCGAGAGGCGCCCTGGTGATTGACAATGGCGACGATTTCCGCATGGACCCCCGCGTGCCGCTCGTGGTGCCCGAGTGCAATGCCGAGGCGCTGCGCCAGCACCAGGGCTTCATCGCCAACCCCAACTGCTCGACGATCCAGATGGTGGTGGCCCTGGCCCCGCTGCACCGCGTGGCCCGGATCAAGCGCATCGTGGTCTCCAGCTACCAGGCCGTCTCGGGCACCGGGCGGAGCGCGATTGACGAGCTTCAGGCCCAGGTGACCGCCCTCGAAAAGGGCCAGGAGCCCAAGGCCGAGGTGTATCCCCACCGCATCGCGTTCAACGTGCTGCCCCACATCGGGCGGCCCACCGATGAGATGCCTGGCTACTACACCGAAGAGGTGAAGATGCGGCGTGAGACCCGCAAGATCCTCGGCGACCCCGACATCCAGGTCTCCGCCACGTGCGTCCGCGTGCCCGTCTTCAACGGCCACTCGGAGGCCGTGAACGTGCATTTCGAGAAGAAGATGACCGCGGCCCAGGCGCGCGAGATCCTCAAGAGCGCCCCGGGCGTCGTGGTGGTGGACGACCCGGCCAAGGCCGCGTACCCCATGCCGCTCATGGCCTCGGGCACCGACCCCGTCTACGTCGGCCGCATCCGCGACGACGTGAGCCTGCCGAACACCATTGACCTCTGGTGCGTGAGCGACAACATCCGCAAGGGCGCTGCCCTCAACGCCGTCCAGATCGCCGAGAAGATGATCGAAATGGGCTTGCTCTGA